In Candidatus Binataceae bacterium, the sequence TGATCGCGCGCGCGATTCACAAGCTCTCGCCGCGCGCGAGCCGCCCGTTCGTGGCGATCAACTGCTCGGCGATACCCGACAGCCTCATCGAAAACGAACTGTTCGGCCACGAGCGCGGAGCCTTCACCGGCGCCAACGAGCGCAAGATCGGGCTTATCGAGAGCGCCGACAAGTCCACGCTCTTTCTCGACGAGATCGCCGACCTCAATATCGCCCTGCAGGCCAAGCTGCTGCGCGTGCTCCAGGAACGCGAGCTGCGCCGCGTCGGCAGCAACGAATCGATCCGGGTCGACGTCCGCCTGGTCGCGGCCACCAACCGCGAGCTGGCCGAAGAGGTCGCCCAGGGACGGTTTCGCGAGGACCTCTACTACCGCATCAACGTCGTCACCATCACTTTGCCGCCGCTGCGCGAACGCCGTTCGGACATCCCGCTGCTGGTCGAAAATGCGCTCAAGCATCGCTTCGCCCACCTGGCGCACGGCCTGGTCAAGGAGATAAGCCGCGAGGCGATGGAGGTGCTGCTCGACTATTCGTGGCCGGGCAACGTGCGCCAGCTCGAATCCGCGATCGAGCGCGCGCTGCTGCTGTGCGAGGGCGACCGCATCGTGCCCAAGGACCTGCCAGCGGAGGTGCTGGCGCGCAAGATGCCGACGCGCGCGCCCGAGCGCTCGCGGGCGGAGCGCTTCGAGATGCCGGCCGAGGGAATCAATTTCGAAAATCTCGAACGCGACCTGATTCTGCAGGCGATGGAGCGTGCGGACTGGGTGATCGCCAAGGCGGCCAAGATGCTCGGCATGAGCTATCGCACGCTGCAATACCGGCTGGACAAGTTCGGAATCAAGAAACCCGACGGGCGCCCGATGCCCGCCGACATCAAGGCGTGAAGGCCGCGCGGCGCTCAGGTCCCCCGCGCTCAGGTCCTCCTCCCTCAGGTCCTGAGCGCGAGCAGCTTCGCCGTCGGCAGGTAAACCCAGCATCGAAGCATCGCGCCGCCCGCGTCCGCAACTTCGAGTTTCTCCCGCGTGTAGAGCCGCGGCACGGCCTCGTAATGATCGAGCACCGCGAGGTCGCGCTCGCCGAGCCCGCTCAGCACCAGCCCCGCGACCTCGGCGCCTGGGCGGCGGACGACATAGAAGTAGCGGCCGCGCAGCCGCTCGTAGCCCCCGAGCAGCGCAGGAGCAGCGGCGACTTCGCGTCCGAGGAGCGACCTGCGATGGGCTGCGTCGAGCAGCGTGCCATA encodes:
- a CDS encoding sigma-54 dependent transcriptional regulator, producing the protein QTYPGSQVVLLTAHGTIESAVKATKSGAFEYLTKPTDRDKLVMTVGKAAEFASLAQENILLRTRLEGKLQVEGIIGQHPAIQDVIRVVRKVAPSYSTVLIQGESGTGKEVIARAIHKLSPRASRPFVAINCSAIPDSLIENELFGHERGAFTGANERKIGLIESADKSTLFLDEIADLNIALQAKLLRVLQERELRRVGSNESIRVDVRLVAATNRELAEEVAQGRFREDLYYRINVVTITLPPLRERRSDIPLLVENALKHRFAHLAHGLVKEISREAMEVLLDYSWPGNVRQLESAIERALLLCEGDRIVPKDLPAEVLARKMPTRAPERSRAERFEMPAEGINFENLERDLILQAMERADWVIAKAAKMLGMSYRTLQYRLDKFGIKKPDGRPMPADIKA
- a CDS encoding gamma-glutamylcyclotransferase family protein, with the protein product MSRHDEDGALFVYGTLLDAAHRRSLLGREVAAAPALLGGYERLRGRYFYVVRRPGAEVAGLVLSGLGERDLAVLDHYEAVPRLYTREKLEVADAGGAMLRCWVYLPTAKLLALRT